From Solea senegalensis isolate Sse05_10M linkage group LG19, IFAPA_SoseM_1, whole genome shotgun sequence, the proteins below share one genomic window:
- the srl gene encoding sarcalumenin isoform X2 has product MKGTVSICCFLSLLILQATAEEEEDVTSVLRDKSHIDETLRLASEEKARDYAAALERLRKIYHTSIKPMEQAYKYNELRQHEISDGEITSKPMVLFLGPWSVGKSTMINYLLGLNDSPYQLYTGAEPTTSEFTVITHGEKIRSVEGIVMAADSSRSFSPLEKFGQNFLEKLIGIEMPHKLLERVTFVDTPGIIENRKQQERGYPFNDVCQWFIDRADLIFVVFDPTKLDVGLELEMLFRQLKGRESQIRIILNKADNLVTQDLMRVYGALFWSLAPLINVTEPPRVYVSSFWPYDYAPDTSRELFKREEISLLEDLNQVIENRMENKIAFIRQHGIRVRIHGLLVDRYVQTFKEKMSFFSDPELVFQEIVDDPDKFYIFKSILAKTNVSKFDLPNRDAYRDFFGINPITSFKPLSAQCSYIGGCLLDKIEKAITNELPTLLSSINSGKQPGLSTCEATGCGEKPKNRYRKN; this is encoded by the exons ATGAAGGGTACAGTCTCGATCTGCTGTTTCCTCTCCCTGCTGATATTGCAGGCCACAGCAG aagaagaagaagatgtcaCCTCTGTTCTAAGAGACAAGTCTCACATCGACGAGACGCTGCGCCTCGCAAGTGAGGAAAAAGCAAGAGACTATGCAG CGGCTTTGGAGAGGTTGCGGAAGATCTACCACACGTCCATCAAGCCGATGGAACAAGCCTACAAGTACAATGAGCTGAGGCAGCACGAGATCTCAG ATGGAGAGATTACCTCCAAACCCATGGTGCTCTTCCTGGGACCCTGGAGCGTTGGAAAGTCCACAATGATCAATTACCTCCTGGGCTTGAACGACAGCCCCTATCAGCTCTACACAG gaGCTGAGCCTACTACCTCTGAGTTCACTGTTATTACGCATGGGGAGAAGATCCGCTCCGTCGAGGGTATAGTCATGGCTGCCGACAGCTCTCGCTCTTTCTCGCCCCTGGAGAAGTTTGGCCAAAACTTCCTTGAAAAGCTGATCGGTATTGAGATGCCTCACAAGCTGCTGGAGCGTGTGACTTTTGTGGACACACCAGGAATCATCGAGAACCGGAAGCAGCAGGAAAGAG GCTATCCTTTCAATGATGTTTGCCAATGGTTCATTGACCGTGCTGACCTGATCTTTGTGGTGTTTGACCCCACCAAGCTGGATGTTGGCCTGGAGCTGGAGATGCTCTTCCGACAGTTGAAAGGTCGCGAGTCCCAGATCCGCATCATCCTAAACAAGGCTGACAATCTGGTCACCCAGGACTTGATGAGAGTCTATGGAGCACTCTTCTGGAGCTTAGCCCCGCTCATCAATGTGACTGAACCCCCTCGTGTCTATGTCAGCTCCTTTTGGCCATACGACTACGCGCCCGACACCAGTCGTGAGCTCTTCAAGAGAGAGGAAATCTCCCTCCTGGAAGATTTGAACCAGGTGATTGAAAACCGTATGGAGAACAAGATTGCCTTCATCCGCCAGCATGGCATCCGTGTGCGCATCCACGGCCTGCTGGTGGACCGCTATGTCCAGACCTTTAAAGAGAAGATGAGCTTCTTCAGCGACCCTGAACTAGTGTTTCAGGAGATTGTGGACGACCCAGACAAGTTCTACATTTTCAAGTCCATTCTAGCCAAGACCAACGTCAGCAAGTTTGACCTGCCCAACCGTGACGCTTATCGTGACTTCTTTGGCATCAATCCAATCACCAGCTTCAAACCCCTGTCGGCTCAGTGCTCCTATATCGGAGGCTGTCTGCTGGATAAGATTGAGAAGGCAATCACCAATGAACTGCCCACTCTTCTGAGCAGTATTAACTCTGGCAAACAGCCTGGTCTGTCCACCTGTGAGGCAACCGGCTGTGGTGAGAAGCCAAAGAATCGCTACCGAAAGAACTGA
- the srl gene encoding sarcalumenin isoform X1, translating to MKGTVSICCFLSLLILQATAEEEEDVTSVLRDKSHIDETLRLASEEKARDYAAALERLRKIYHTSIKPMEQAYKYNELRQHEISAYPGRTLGESATDGEITSKPMVLFLGPWSVGKSTMINYLLGLNDSPYQLYTGAEPTTSEFTVITHGEKIRSVEGIVMAADSSRSFSPLEKFGQNFLEKLIGIEMPHKLLERVTFVDTPGIIENRKQQERGYPFNDVCQWFIDRADLIFVVFDPTKLDVGLELEMLFRQLKGRESQIRIILNKADNLVTQDLMRVYGALFWSLAPLINVTEPPRVYVSSFWPYDYAPDTSRELFKREEISLLEDLNQVIENRMENKIAFIRQHGIRVRIHGLLVDRYVQTFKEKMSFFSDPELVFQEIVDDPDKFYIFKSILAKTNVSKFDLPNRDAYRDFFGINPITSFKPLSAQCSYIGGCLLDKIEKAITNELPTLLSSINSGKQPGLSTCEATGCGEKPKNRYRKN from the exons ATGAAGGGTACAGTCTCGATCTGCTGTTTCCTCTCCCTGCTGATATTGCAGGCCACAGCAG aagaagaagaagatgtcaCCTCTGTTCTAAGAGACAAGTCTCACATCGACGAGACGCTGCGCCTCGCAAGTGAGGAAAAAGCAAGAGACTATGCAG CGGCTTTGGAGAGGTTGCGGAAGATCTACCACACGTCCATCAAGCCGATGGAACAAGCCTACAAGTACAATGAGCTGAGGCAGCACGAGATCTCAG CCTACCCCGGACGAACCCTGGGTGAATCAGCCACAG ATGGAGAGATTACCTCCAAACCCATGGTGCTCTTCCTGGGACCCTGGAGCGTTGGAAAGTCCACAATGATCAATTACCTCCTGGGCTTGAACGACAGCCCCTATCAGCTCTACACAG gaGCTGAGCCTACTACCTCTGAGTTCACTGTTATTACGCATGGGGAGAAGATCCGCTCCGTCGAGGGTATAGTCATGGCTGCCGACAGCTCTCGCTCTTTCTCGCCCCTGGAGAAGTTTGGCCAAAACTTCCTTGAAAAGCTGATCGGTATTGAGATGCCTCACAAGCTGCTGGAGCGTGTGACTTTTGTGGACACACCAGGAATCATCGAGAACCGGAAGCAGCAGGAAAGAG GCTATCCTTTCAATGATGTTTGCCAATGGTTCATTGACCGTGCTGACCTGATCTTTGTGGTGTTTGACCCCACCAAGCTGGATGTTGGCCTGGAGCTGGAGATGCTCTTCCGACAGTTGAAAGGTCGCGAGTCCCAGATCCGCATCATCCTAAACAAGGCTGACAATCTGGTCACCCAGGACTTGATGAGAGTCTATGGAGCACTCTTCTGGAGCTTAGCCCCGCTCATCAATGTGACTGAACCCCCTCGTGTCTATGTCAGCTCCTTTTGGCCATACGACTACGCGCCCGACACCAGTCGTGAGCTCTTCAAGAGAGAGGAAATCTCCCTCCTGGAAGATTTGAACCAGGTGATTGAAAACCGTATGGAGAACAAGATTGCCTTCATCCGCCAGCATGGCATCCGTGTGCGCATCCACGGCCTGCTGGTGGACCGCTATGTCCAGACCTTTAAAGAGAAGATGAGCTTCTTCAGCGACCCTGAACTAGTGTTTCAGGAGATTGTGGACGACCCAGACAAGTTCTACATTTTCAAGTCCATTCTAGCCAAGACCAACGTCAGCAAGTTTGACCTGCCCAACCGTGACGCTTATCGTGACTTCTTTGGCATCAATCCAATCACCAGCTTCAAACCCCTGTCGGCTCAGTGCTCCTATATCGGAGGCTGTCTGCTGGATAAGATTGAGAAGGCAATCACCAATGAACTGCCCACTCTTCTGAGCAGTATTAACTCTGGCAAACAGCCTGGTCTGTCCACCTGTGAGGCAACCGGCTGTGGTGAGAAGCCAAAGAATCGCTACCGAAAGAACTGA